The sequence GATGCCATATTTGCCTGCTGATGGTCCCTTTGCCCGAGACCCCACCCTCCCCCCCAATGAGAGGAAAAAGAACAATGGCTGAGAGATACTAGTATGCTACTAATCGTATTAATCTAATATGTATTAATATTAAATACTAACTGGGTAACCAATTATGTTCCTGACCCAATTTTCAAATGGATCTAAAAGACTAAAACAGTTGACCCGAATCTTACCAATTACTAAATGGGTCTGATTTTAGTATCCAGGCCCGTTTAAATCAGGTCAAAGCATCCCGGATACCTGCAGATCTACAACATCAGACACTTGAGTTGGAATTTGGAACAGGGACCAAAAGCATGCAACATGTTTGACATGCAGAACTACAATTTGCCCCGGTCATGCATATAGTTGCACAAAACATGAAGCAAAGCGGCAATAAATTCGGGTGCAGGAGTGGGGAAATATCTGTTTAAAATTTAGCGAGTATAAAACAGCTAGGAAGCAGGAGCAGGAGTGCGAGTCCGAAGTGCATTTCAAAGTGGGAGTGACAGTGGCACAATTTTCAGAAGGATCTTGCAACTCATGCATGTATAAGGAGGGTTCAAGTGAAAGCAATGGTGGCACACCCCTAAAACAAACTTAAGAAAATAGATTTAAAAGGGCCACGAGTTTCTAGGGAACAGCACAAAAAGATGGACATAGAAATAACGAGTTAACAAATACCTCTGAAACAAAGGACGCTCAGCAATATGCAAGAACGAGATGAGCCTTTCAACCAAACTCAAAGCACCACGTATACCACCCCAAAGTAAAGCCATTTTGCCAACCAGTCTCAAGATTCCACCCTTCTGTCCCAAGTCCGAGAGCATAGCAACCAGCCTGCTTATGCAAGAAAAATTATATGCAACTTTTCATAGTGAAAAATAATattgcaagaagaagaagaaaacgaaaCAGGTGATCCAAGCAGAAAGGATCACAGAATCCTGACCTTTCCAGATCCACCTCCCCATCACTCCTGgtaggtacaactggagcagcaACAGACATGGCTTTCTCAGCAAGGCTAGTTACAATGTTATTCTGGTTCCTTTCCTGCATTCGCTCCTCGAGCTTGTCAACCTCCTTTTGCAGTTCTCTTTTGACATTGATAGCACCAGATGGAACCTCAGTAGTTCCATTGTATTTGTCAAGGTCTTTGCTCTGTGTTTGACAAAAGAAATGGAGCATGAGCAAAAGGCAGATCCACCATGTATTAGGAAATAGTCAGTGTTATCATCACTAGATGTACTTCTCTTTTCTAGTTGATAGCACCAGATGGGAATTGGGCAGTACAATGGTAGTATGAAGTTCTTTTCTCTGTCAATTCAAACCAGAGCAGCAGACAATGAACACAGCACACATAACATGCACGCATTAGCAGATAGCCATGATGTTTTAGTCAACTAACATGGTAGCACTGACTCAAATATAACCCAGGTTTATTGAGACGATTTGGAGCTATGACCACAGTATGTAAATTGGACAGCtgtgtaaaaaaaattaaaaattaaaaaaatgtcatTTGCTTTAGTGGTAGAAAACTGTGTTACTACAAAAGGTTtatcaatgaaaaagaaaaaagtaaactgatggttgtggtccacatgaagatTATATCAATGAAAGAACAACCTGAAGAACACAGCGGAGGGCAGTTCAAAATACTCAGCTTTTTACATCTTTCCCCAGGCTCAAAAAAAATACTTCCATAGATTTCCTCCATACCCTCCTCCCAAAGCAACTTAGAAATGTGAATGATGATACAACCAGGATTCACTGGCCTCAGCAAGTAAACATTGAGCTCACTTGTCCGGTTGCAACAGTGTttgaagtattggtatcgctacaagttttgctggccagggatacggaaacaatattgatatcgttgataatatcgtcgataaccggaaatgtgggaAATCATGGGGGGGAAACAATGGAttttttttcagtgaaacttcaggaaatactaaaatgcacatatttgcatatttaagaatttaaataaataaataaaaagcatgcatacataataagtttccatttaatgggggcctaaaagcatgtgtcatTGTAAGAAactagtccaaccatcccatccaacccatctatccatccaaccttccatctaaaTATCCATCAAGATTTCAGAATATCAACAACACGATATTTCGTCAAGAAATAGTAACTGGAAAGAAAACGAAAGACTGTGGCCTCGACATCacccatgttgcgataacgataaATCATTATATGATCGATATTATcatcgacaatttgaacactacatacaaccattcacccataaaaatttgaaatgaaaagctttttaataaacatatttttagtgatattgatacattggcgatattattgaaacatCGCGAATACACtggcgatacaagtgacacctggaatttacagtcaaaaatattggtgatacttagcaatacattgccaatattatcggtatcgctgagctggagataggGATactatcggagatatttcgataatatcagggatactccGGGCAATGGGTCGCATACATCTCAAAGATAAGGGGCAACAAAATTCTAAAGAAATGGAACGTCCTAGAAAAAGAAGCTACAAAAAGGACTGAATGCAGGAGCTGATATTCTTTTAACTTGCACTACATAAGGGCACAGAAACTTTTCATGCACATCTGATATCAAATgttcataaaataataataataataaataaaagcaGAAGAAGCAAAAAACAGTACAGAAAGATGTTCTTCTTATGGGAATGTTCCACTAGAAGGATCAAGAAGACAGGTGCATAGCATATTGAATATTAGAGAAGCAAAACTAAGGAAACATAACAACAGAGCTAAATTTTAGTGCCAGTCTTCAGTGAGAGCATGCTTGCAAGAATAAGATTTCACAACTGTAATAGATTCATTTCTGAGATGACCAAATGCAACCATACTACAAGCTTCTGGATGGATTTGATTATTACCGTATGGTGTGCCAGTAAAGCAGATGCACCCAGGGCAGCTGTAACAGCCCCAACCATGACTTTATCATTCTTCAAAATTGTTGTCTCAGGTTGCCTCATTCCTCTGCTTGGTGAGCTATCCACATCCGGATATTGAACCTTCTTGCCAACAAATCCATGATGATCATTTTCGACCTCAGTTTCTTCACCATAAGATTTACTCCCCACATTTCTATCTTGATCTTGGATGGATTCAATCTTGGCACCATGAAGCGCCGTAACATGAAAGTGTTTCCTAAGAGCTGCTAAGCTAGAACCTACAACCACACCAACCGGCACAACTTTCCTCAAATGGCTGGATTCTTGATAAGATAATGATATGGCACTAATAATATGCTCCCCCTGAAGCGTACCAAGCTTCATTGCAATTGGGCAGTCCAACTCCTTGTTACATATCACTGCCATGGCCACCGCATCTGCAACACGTTCCATatcatatgcaatatttgactccaCCGTTTCCATATCAAGCATCCCTAGCCTGCGCCCAACTTCAACCTTCAGAGCACGAAGTACAATACCCTTAACTAAGTACATCAACCCCTCTATGTTAGCTGCACCTGATTCAGCTTTTCTATCAGAATTATCTGTGGTCTCATATTCTTCAGTCTTCTGTCGTTCAAGTTCATTATCTAATATTACATAAGATGGTTCTATAATTCTCTCCTCATCACCAACTTGTAACGGTTGTCCCTTTCCATTAGTGCCCTCACAGGCTTCTGCATGATGTGTGAATTCTGCAGTGCTTTCGAGTTGATCCAAGAGTTTCCATTGGCCATCTTCTGGAAAGTATTCAAGCAAAAGATCATGTGTTGAATCTAAATCTAATGGTTTTGTATTTGGCATCATTGAACGAATACATTTACGGAGGTATTCATTGTAAAGTGAATCTCTGTAAGGGTGTATAGTTATATGTAGTGGAAAACTATGTACATGTCTAATCTTGTTTGAATCCTTCATAAATGATGCAAGATTCATCACATCCTGCCTTCTACTCTTTTCCTCTAAATCTAAATGATCAGCACCTATATTTTGTTGAGACCTACCAATGCTGTTcataaatgatggatcatcattttgaGTGGGCTTTGAATCACCCAATTTATTTCCAGCATCCTGATGTAACTCTGGGCATTCCTCAATGCAGGTACTTCCAAGAAAATCATTCGATCGCATCACATCAGATTGTACAGATGATACGTTCTTGctagcttctttttcttcagactcatttttattcatgacaAGTGGTTCATCTGATGAAATATCAGATTCCTCGTCCTCATTTTTAATTTGTTTTCCAAGACTATCTTGGTCCTTTCCCTTCTCTAACTGGTCAATCATATTTTCTATAACTCCAAACACACTATTAACTGCCATTTGGGTGGAGTCATCAAACCCCGTTAAGGCATCTAATGCTTGAGAAACATTGATTGGTGGGGGAGTGGATGATGCCGAAGGCGGTGGAGATGGTTCTTCAGCTTTGGTCAAGGAGCTTTGCTTCATTGCCTGCACATTTTTGTCTTCATTATTCTGAATATCATTCCCTTCTTTTTCCATCGGCGAGGGCCCTGGAGAGGCCGAAATAGAAGGAGATGATGCCTCAGGATCAACAGAAGAAGACGGCTTGCTAGGGCCAGTAGTAGACTCTCCTTCATCTTCATTCTTTGGAATATTAGTGACCTCCTTTGTCAATGTACGATCATCCGCATCATGCGTGTCTGCTACACTATGGCTTTGATTCACCCTTTGCTGCTCACCAACGTTCTCAATgccactcactttctcagtctcATTTTGATGGTTAGGCTTCACTCCTTCTGGCATACTTTCAACAGACCCTGAAGCTTGGACAGACTTATCTTGAGAAAATTGACTTCCTCCGTAGCTCTCCACTGCATCATCAGAATCCTTCCCTCCTGAAGTATTTGTTTGGCCCATGTAACTACTCTCCTGTTGAGGACCTAAATCACCAGATTTTTGTGACTTTTGCAAAGGCTGAAGCTCTGATCCTGATCCTGTAGTAGATTCTTCAGAACCAGATTGATTGTTACCAGCgtcattggaaaatttatcacCAGAACTAAGGTCGTCCAAACCATCTTGTGACACTGCCTTGCTATCCTGAGAGATTTCTCCATGTGAAGACTTTCTCTCACCAGTGTCCCTCTTCACATTAGGAATCCAATTAATTCTCGAAAGTCCAAGATTTAGGTTCGCTCCTTGAGTCCGCGCAATGTCAGATACAGCAGCTGTAAGCTTTCCACGAACGTCTTCGGGCACAGCTCCTTGCAAGGCTTTCACAAACGTTTCCCCTTGTTCCATGGCAATCAAAACCTggagaagaaaaacaaagaaaattcaTCAAGTCTTTCACAAACGTTTCCCCTTGTTCCATGGCAATCAAATGAACTCAGAAATCAGTAAGCAtagggcttcttttttttttttttgaaagataagtaTAGACGATTCAAACTTCTGAAATTGTGgaatatacatcatcatcatcaccatcatcatcgctATGATCATTGTCATCTTGGTTTTTAAACAGTAGATGGACAAAAGTTTTATACTAGGCTgctaccaggaaaaaaaaaaaaccactgtcTTTCACCTGGGCTCATGGAACCGGTGACAGCAATGGCTCAGTTTGACACCACTGACTTGCCGACACAATCCCACCTAGTCCACACCCCTACTGAAACTATTACATGCATCAAGTAAAGGGAAAGCCAGCAAATGAGGATCATCAAGAGGCAGTTGCCAGGCAAACCACTGAGCATAAGCACCCACGTACATAAAAGTCATGCTCAAGTAGTTGACTGCACAGAATAGGAGGGAACCATCGACTCATGCATACCAACGCAAATTACATGCCAACATGGTCAGGCCCCAGCCTGCACTTTTCCCAATCATTGCATGTTACCCACGGGAATTTCCAAACAGTTTGTCTAGAGCATGCAATGTCAAATGAACCCACTAAGCACAACTTCATTTTTAGACCTGCGGTGCTTAACATATTTAGACCTGCACTGCTCAATCTTAGAAACAAGTATAAATAATAACACACTAGCAAAGAAACCGTCCATCACAGCTACTATAAATTGAAGCTCATTGCAACTGAAGATTAGACCAAATATACACCCCATGCATGTCGATAGAGAAATCCTTCATTGTGACTGGGGTTGTCAATAGGCAGGGCCAAGGTCAGCCCCAGTGAGCCCATGATTTTGGGGCACAGGCCTGACCAGCAGACCTAAAAATTAGGCCCATGACTAGCCCAGGGAAGCCATAAAGGGACCGTGATTTGGGATGGGGCAGGCCTTAAATAATAGCAAATGTTGGTAAATCTGTGCATGGGCCAGGCCCATTTATTTGTTGAGCCTGAAAAAACAGACCAGAGCCCAACGCACAGGCCTAAAATTCACTTTGAGCCCAGGCTATAGTGGGCGAGCCCAACGGGCCAGCCtggctcttttcttttctttttccctttttttggaGAAGTTCATTGACCACCATAGGTGTGACCTTTTCACATACAAGTAGACCTATTCAAACAAGCtaaaccttttttctttttttttgaatggcAACAAATTTTACTCGTACATGTTGAATATATGGTACGATAAGGCAAACACCATATCAAATCATTGCAAGAATTTGAAATCATCAAGCACTACCTTCCTCTTTTGTTCCTCTCCAAGTGCACCAGGAGCAGTTacatcaagcatattcataaCAACTTCTGCTGTCTGCATCGATTGGCTTCTTTCACTGTCTGATGGACTATCTCCTCCTTCGACTAAGCCAGAATTATCTGAGCTCGTCTGCTGCAATTCATCAGTGCTTTTCTCTTTCTGTGGTTCTAAGCCTTCTAGGTTGCCTTGTACATCTTTTCTTGATTTAAAATGGCCATCGACTCCATTTTGAACCTCATCATATCTTCCTCCAAGCATACCATTGATCTGATTGGCACCAAATGCATCTAAATCTTCCAACTGAGTATTATTCAAAGGACGGTTCGAACCATCCAGTGCTCTGCCTTCAACCAAAGCTAAACCTTTTGACGGATTGATGGTGATGTCCACATCTTTAAGAAGAGGATGGCGGCCCTTCAAAAGAGCAAGCTCCACTGCTGAAAGCCACTGCAGGATCCGCAAGCATGCACATCAGAAATCTGGGAATGAAACATATGTCGTATCACCACAGAAATGTTGTCCAATGTGCATGTCAAACACTCAAGAAAAACAAAGACAACAAATTCCATCAATTCACCATTGAATACAGCAGCAGCAATGAAATTGCAAGCTATAAAATTTAATAAGAAGGCACAGCCAAAGTACCTGGCATGAACACTATAAATTCCTTTCAAAATATATGTCCATTAGTGATGTGCAGCATAAATCAATTAATAGAGGCGTGAATCCagacacagaaaacaatggaacaGTGAAGATCAGAAGAGTACAGTAAAAAATAACAAATTACCTCAATGGCAAGATGTTGGCACCATGGGATGGCAGACCTCTTCCTTGAAGTAGTGCTTGCAGGCAAACAAGAACATAAAAGCAGACTTGTAAATGGATTTTCTGATATTGAGCTGCGTGGAATAGAGATCAGTGGTACTGTTCCATCGTCACTCTGCTAAAGTAGCAAGACAACAATAGATATCAGTGTGCTATTCCATCGTTGCTCTGCTAAAGTAGCAAGGCAATAATAACAAGTAAAAGTAATGAGGAATATACAATGCTATTTTAGCAAATTGCAGTTATCATTCAGAAGGAATAACAAACATGTGCGCCCACACGCGCGCGCACCCGCATGCACACACAATGCATGCCAAGGCCCTCATAATAGTAAGTTTTTCATTCAAAATTATATATAGTTGTTTTAAGCACCTTATTCcgtattaagattttttttttaaggatgatGAATTGTATTAAGCCCAGAGGCCAAAAGGAAAAGAGCAAAACAGAACAACGGCAAAAGAGAAAACAAGCCAGGAGAAACAACCACAAACAGAAACagaaaaaactaaaactagaaacaGAGGAGGGACCAGAACAGCTAGCCTCAAACCCCAAACCCACAACCCAAAACCCACAATTATGGCACCCAGTCCCtcataaacaaaaaaataaaacccaATTGAGAACCCCAAAGCCGAACCCTCCATGTTCCAAAAGCAACAACTGTTCCTTTCAATCCAGATGGTCCACAGCACAGCAAGCAATGCAGCTTTCCATCTCGACTTGCCCAGACTGCCCCCCTCTTCAGCATACCTCAATCGAAATAAGCCTTCAATCGAACCCAGCAAAACCCTTATTATGTATTAAGATATATCAAGTAATGCAAAAAATGCTACTCATTGCTCCATAAAAGAGTTTAATGAATTACTGCAACCATATTTGCTTGAAATTACTAAATCCAGACTAAGGTGGCAAAAGCCACTAGTTTTGAATGTTTTCAGTAGTACAGCAAGACAGCACGGCAATCAACTGTACTATAATCAAGGTGCATTGGAATAACTCTGCATCATATTATGAGATTTCTAGAAAAGAAGATCTTTGCATCTTCAATTAGGTTGGGGAAAAAGGATAGCAGGGTTAGGTCATAAATTTCAGTAGCAAATCATCCAAGGAccttaatgcaagggcattttcacactgggctcgagtggggtggcttgtgggatacAGGAGCACACTCAGGgtaggtggcccatgtgaggcgggtggctcgtgtgaggcggggcCGACGAGAGGGGTTCGTCCGAGGTCTTAACCCGTAGGATGTAGGGATTggactataagataaagggattgattcgccatatgctctatcagttcgagcttttaaagcaagtggttaattgtcctacatgaaattggtatcaaagcaggaggtgtcgtgttcgagactcctcaccaggggttattaatgcaggggcattttcacactaagCTTCAGTGGGGTcccctgtgggatgtaggggcacactcaaggtgggcagcccatgtgaggcgggcggctcgtgtgaagcagaacccatgtgaagtggggcccataagGGGAGTTCAGCTGAGGTcccaacccatgggatgtggggcctgggctatgagataaaggtatTGATTTGCCATGATCTTTCAGTTTGAGCtcttagagcaagtgattaattgcttttagagcaagtggttaattgtcctactttACATCTGACATTAGGAACAAATCACAAGACATGCCTGGTTTCGAAAAACACTTTGCAATACAATTTTTAGAAGAATACATTATGTGCCAGGTAAAAGATATACAGATACAATTGAACTACCACACCATAATATAGATTTCAAATCAATATATTATGTGCCTAGTAAAGATATGCATGTACAATTGAACTACGATACAACAATTAAGCTATAAAGTGACCAAATTAGCTGATGAAAGATTGATTTTGTGGATGCGGCTTAGTTACTTTCTCTTATAAAATTTAGTAATTCATCAAAGAATATTTAGTTGTATTAAGAAACATGTGCTTATGCAACTTGCTGATAATATGTATTCAGAATGTCTAATGAAGAGCAAAGTATCCGTGCCTGTATGAAGAGAACAGGAATCTTCAGTCTGCCAACCAATTGTCTTGTGCTAGATTTCAAGTAGAAGTCCTCGATGGCCTCAAACCCATAAGAAATCATAGATATCGCTTTATCAAAATCACGCACAGACACGGCTGACAAACCCTCTTCAACCCTAAATCCTTTTGTTCTACCCTGAAAGAGCTCCTGCAAGCATGAGAGTGGAATTAGCCAGTATTCTGAGCCTTTCAGAACAGCTGACGGAACATAAACTGAAAATTTTCAGTATCATAATAAAGCTTTTTCCGTTCTTATTCGTAGAGGTCAGTCTTTAAACAACACAAACTTCATATTTGATATGGTTATCCATTGCAACAATCACCAACCTTATTAGATCGTAGAATATCTACCAATCCACCCGTGAGCTTTTGGTCCATTGCAACATGATGAGGGGATGACCTTGTGGCTTCCTCTAAGTCAAAGGGATTGTCTATGCAAACAGCAGCAGTGAGGGGTGTTCTCTCAGACGCTTCACCAAGGTATTTAGTCAGCATATTCGCACCATAACCCCAGCCAATACCCGTCAATGCTGTCCATGGCCTTGACCTGTTGATGAACTGTATAGCTGTGCAGATATCATCGCTGTCAGCAGCTGTAAATAACCTACATAAATAAAGTAGTTAAGAGCTGCTACCAGAAAAATCATTACTATTGCATATATTTTAACAAAACTTCCATTTATCGAAGAATAATGTGTCACCTGTATGCTAAAGCCTGTGTTACCATAAAATAGCATAAACAAGAGCCCAAAAGTTACAAAAGAGGAAATTATCTATGAAATTAAAGACAATCTTGAAAAACCGTATTCATAAGCAATTCCTTTTCCTCCACCATATTTGGTTTCTTCATGGAAACAATTAGAAGAGATCTATATTGATGCACCTAAATGGATAATTAGAAGATATTTCTAATGATGCACATAAAATCCAAAATCTCTTTCATGCTCACCAACCTCCATGGTATCTTTCACCTTTACCCATCCATCAATTACATTCAACCTATATGGCAAGGACATGGCAATTTTTTTCAAGGGTCGTGCTCCAATGGTGCTACTACCACAATAAGCTTACGGCGATACCAGGAAaattggggcccacgtgatgcatattcaccatccaacccgtctatcaAATGTGTCACCTCCGAAAACCCTtagcacccaaaaatcagcccaatccaaaactaaTGTGAGCCACAGTAAAGGAATTGGGCTGTGAAGGAACGCCCACCCTTGAATACCACAGGGGCCCACCTGAGTCGCAAACAGCCTGAATCTTG is a genomic window of Magnolia sinica isolate HGM2019 chromosome 15, MsV1, whole genome shotgun sequence containing:
- the LOC131227156 gene encoding uncharacterized protein LOC131227156 isoform X2, yielding MKSSTANSSHLPILQSPFLPHQNLKSLPRTLRFPEFRFRNRRRRRLKISLSFDNFLHTLISNFPPSNPLDLIIGPALGIVSAASYQFFRRTNRRRVSDSDSDIGKWILFTSPTPFNRFVVLRCPTILFEDSELLEGVNERLVSEDRHFVNLNSGRIPPGMAVDGDALEGALSYQRVCIGTDDGGVVSLDWPANLDLSKEHGLDTTVLIVPGTTEGSMDRNIRLFVCRALQNGCFPIVMNPRGCAGSPLTTARLFTAADSDDICTAIQFINRSRPWTALTGIGWGYGANMLTKYLGEASERTPLTAAVCIDNPFDLEEATRSSPHHVAMDQKLTGGLVDILRSNKELFQGRTKGFRVEEGLSAVSVRDFDKAISMISYGFEAIEDFYLKSSTRQLVGRLKIPVLFIQSDDGTVPLISIPRSSISENPFTSLLLCSCLPASTTSRKRSAIPWCQHLAIEWLSAVELALLKGRHPLLKDVDITINPSKGLALVEGRALDGSNRPLNNTQLEDLDAFGANQINGMLGGRYDEVQNGVDGHFKSRKDVQGNLEGLEPQKEKSTDELQQTSSDNSGLVEGGDSPSDSERSQSMQTAEVVMNMLDVTAPGALGEEQKRKVLIAMEQGETFVKALQGAVPEDVRGKLTAAVSDIARTQGANLNLGLSRINWIPNVKRDTGERKSSHGEISQDSKAVSQDGLDDLSSGDKFSNDAGNNQSGSEESTTGSGSELQPLQKSQKSGDLGPQQESSYMGQTNTSGGKDSDDAVESYGGSQFSQDKSVQASGSVESMPEGVKPNHQNETEKVSGIENVGEQQRVNQSHSVADTHDADDRTLTKEVTNIPKNEDEGESTTGPSKPSSSVDPEASSPSISASPGPSPMEKEGNDIQNNEDKNVQAMKQSSLTKAEEPSPPPSASSTPPPINVSQALDALTGFDDSTQMAVNSVFGVIENMIDQLEKGKDQDSLGKQIKNEDEESDISSDEPLVMNKNESEEKEASKNVSSVQSDVMRSNDFLGSTCIEECPELHQDAGNKLGDSKPTQNDDPSFMNSIGRSQQNIGADHLDLEEKSRRQDVMNLASFMKDSNKIRHVHSFPLHITIHPYRDSLYNEYLRKCIRSMMPNTKPLDLDSTHDLLLEYFPEDGQWKLLDQLESTAEFTHHAEACEGTNGKGQPLQVGDEERIIEPSYVILDNELERQKTEEYETTDNSDRKAESGAANIEGLMYLVKGIVLRALKVEVGRRLGMLDMETVESNIAYDMERVADAVAMAVICNKELDCPIAMKLGTLQGEHIISAISLSYQESSHLRKVVPVGVVVGSSLAALRKHFHVTALHGAKIESIQDQDRNVGSKSYGEETEVENDHHGFVGKKVQYPDVDSSPSRGMRQPETTILKNDKVMVGAVTAALGASALLAHHTSKDLDKYNGTTEVPSGAINVKRELQKEVDKLEERMQERNQNNIVTSLAEKAMSVAAPVVPTRSDGEVDLERLVAMLSDLGQKGGILRLVGKMALLWGGIRGALSLVERLISFLHIAERPLFQRILGFVFMVLVLWSPVVVPFLPTLVQNWVAQSSTGIAGYACIIGLYTAVTVLIMLWGKRIRGYENPLEQYGLGLTSSKLNDLLKGLMGGIILVLSIHLVNAALGCAYPVWSSGIPSSRAGTITWLKGFGGMLLVAARGIVPAVGVSIVEELLFRSWLPEEIAVDLGYHRAIIISGLSFSLLQRSLSAAPGLWLLSLALTGAKQRGGGNLSVPIGMRAGTMIANFILQTGSFLRYRSNAPFWVTGIHPWQPFGGVVGLTFCITLAILLYPRQSPQRK
- the LOC131227156 gene encoding uncharacterized protein LOC131227156 isoform X3, giving the protein MKSSTANSSHLPILQSPFLPHQNLKSLPRTLRFPEFRFRNRRRRRLKISLSFDNFLHTLISNFPPSNPLDLIIGPALGIVSAASYQFFRRTNRRRVSDSDSDIGKWILFTSPTPFNRFVVLRCPTILFEDSELLEGVNERLVSEDRHFVNLNSGRIPPGMAVDGDALEGALSYQRVCIGTDDGGVVSLDWPANLDLSKEHGLDTTVLIVPGTTEGSMDRNIRLFVCRALQNGCFPIVMNPRGCAGSPLTTARLFTAADSDDICTAIQFINRSRPWTALTGIGWGYGANMLTKYLGEASERTPLTAAVCIDNPFDLEEATRSSPHHVAMDQKLTGGLVDILRSNKELFQGRTKGFRVEEGLSAVSVRDFDKAISMISYGFEAIEDFYLKSSTRQLVGRLKIPVLFIQWLSAVELALLKGRHPLLKDVDITINPSKGLALVEGRALDGSNRPLNNTQLEDLDAFGANQINGMLGGRYDEVQNGVDGHFKSRKDVQGNLEGLEPQKEKSTDELQQTSSDNSGLVEGGDSPSDSERSQSMQTAEVVMNMLDVTAPGALGEEQKRKVLIAMEQGETFVKALQGAVPEDVRGKLTAAVSDIARTQGANLNLGLSRINWIPNVKRDTGERKSSHGEISQDSKAVSQDGLDDLSSGDKFSNDAGNNQSGSEESTTGSGSELQPLQKSQKSGDLGPQQESSYMGQTNTSGGKDSDDAVESYGGSQFSQDKSVQASGSVESMPEGVKPNHQNETEKVSGIENVGEQQRVNQSHSVADTHDADDRTLTKEVTNIPKNEDEGESTTGPSKPSSSVDPEASSPSISASPGPSPMEKEGNDIQNNEDKNVQAMKQSSLTKAEEPSPPPSASSTPPPINVSQALDALTGFDDSTQMAVNSVFGVIENMIDQLEKGKDQDSLGKQIKNEDEESDISSDEPLVMNKNESEEKEASKNVSSVQSDVMRSNDFLGSTCIEECPELHQDAGNKLGDSKPTQNDDPSFMNSIGRSQQNIGADHLDLEEKSRRQDVMNLASFMKDSNKIRHVHSFPLHITIHPYRDSLYNEYLRKCIRSMMPNTKPLDLDSTHDLLLEYFPEDGQWKLLDQLESTAEFTHHAEACEGTNGKGQPLQVGDEERIIEPSYVILDNELERQKTEEYETTDNSDRKAESGAANIEGLMYLVKGIVLRALKVEVGRRLGMLDMETVESNIAYDMERVADAVAMAVICNKELDCPIAMKLGTLQGEHIISAISLSYQESSHLRKVVPVGVVVGSSLAALRKHFHVTALHGAKIESIQDQDRNVGSKSYGEETEVENDHHGFVGKKVQYPDVDSSPSRGMRQPETTILKNDKVMVGAVTAALGASALLAHHTSKDLDKYNGTTEVPSGAINVKRELQKEVDKLEERMQERNQNNIVTSLAEKAMSVAAPVVPTRSDGEVDLERLVAMLSDLGQKGGILRLVGKMALLWGGIRGALSLVERLISFLHIAERPLFQRILGFVFMVLVLWSPVVVPFLPTLVQNWVAQSSTGIAGYACIIGLYTAVTVLIMLWGKRIRGYENPLEQYGLGLTSSKLNDLLKGLMGGIILVLSIHLVNAALGCAYPVWSSGIPSSRAGTITWLKGFGGMLLVAARGIVPAVGVSIVEELLFRSWLPEEIAVDLGYHRAIIISGLSFSLLQRSLSAAPGLWLLSLALTGAKQRGGGNLSVPIGMRAGTMIANFILQTGSFLRYRSNAPFWVTGIHPWQPFGGVVGLTFCITLAILLYPRQSPQRK